Part of the Lolium rigidum isolate FL_2022 chromosome 6, APGP_CSIRO_Lrig_0.1, whole genome shotgun sequence genome, TGCCGGTCTgaatcgcccccccccccccctcgcctTGGCCTCCGCCCTGTTGATACGtcgaaaacgtatctactttcccgaacacttttactgttgtttgccctctaatttgtgtgttttgaatacagctaacacggactaacgttgttttcagcagatttactctggtgtctcgtttttgcgcagaaatccaactttcaggaaaattcccggaaaatatcgcaaagtccatatttcacccgaagactcacggagccagaagaagagacggaggggggccacgaggggcccacaccttccctaggcgtgggccagacTTGGCCGCGCGTAGGTCTGGCCGCCTCgaccaccccctcgacctctcctcccgACTATAATAAGCCTTCGACCCTAAAAACACAGGGGGGTCGATGTTTTTCCCTTGAGGATGTagggcttggccgcgcctaggggtggtctggccgcctcgaacaccccctcgtcctccccgctTTAggatgtaggggatggtagggattggatgagattgttcatgtaatagctataagattgttatgggcatagtgcctagtattcgTTGTtattatttttgacattgttgcaacttgttatgcttaatgcttgtcactttgggcccgagtgccatgatctcagatctgaacatgttatcgattcaggaggataattattgtttttgatcatacctgcaagttgtgTATACATATCGTtgtctggaacccgaggccccagagtgacaataaTTGGGGTAAcgggaggggatggctatgatgtgaggatcacgtgtgttcactgaatgttaatgctttgctccggtaatctattaaaaggagtaccttaattaccagtagtttcccttgaggccccgctacaacgggctggtaggataaAATATGTCGTGCAGGTTTCTCAttacgagcacgcacgactaaataggaacacacgcctatggttacttTATAttaggatgcttttatcattattacttgcaatgcccatgtcttgcttattatatgaaCTATCTCATTCATGTAGCGtctgttcatccatccatgtgcctacaatattttaatactgctgatgtgggcataacccttcgggtactcgatattgccatacccggtgcagacTATGAaaatggaccagcacaaggactcgacaagatgGACCTGCACGCGTTAACAACttagactacaaggaaagaagactccaatacgaatcctactaggagtctaggactcttgtaaaccctagcttggctgatatataaagccaggcaggggcaccccttagacacatatattcagaaacataaatcATAGAGGCGGCACTCCTAGACGTCGCAACccacagattagaactagactagatacaacaactccgcctatggcggcccctgtacacatatattcatatagtggatttctaccaagacgtagcgatcctccaccgcggggacgtgaacatgGGTACGTCGTGTCTTCTCTCGCTCCCGGAACCTCCATcgccgcctttctctaaaacccaagccccttatGGTGGACATTGCCGAGGAACCTCCTCATCAATTGGCGCCATCAGTGAGaaacgcgacgactggattttatcATCCGGGCGAGATGCATCATCATCAACAACGCTCAGAAACTCATCGAGTTCGTCATCAATTACGTCCGCAGTCAGATTGCATCTAGCCAGCTCAATCACCTCAAGCGCTGTTAACTTTTTGCGGGATTCTCGTTGCCATCAAGTATCGATTCAAAGTTGGGTTCACATGACCGGTCTAGCGGAGAATAATGAATATATCAACAACTAAAATGtgtttagatatatctatattaacgctaagtaatatgaatcggagggattaatacatcccattttcattagcaaATCGTGGAGAATTAGTACAGATGCAACTTGTGGATAGTGGCACATTAACTCCCTTTCTAAAATGGAGTAATCCAACCTTTCGTAATTCACACCCGGATGAATTGATTCTTCAATCCATCATATATCGCGTATAATACAGCTATGGGCACATTCAGTACAATCACTCCTATGTTTTTACACCACAAGAACCGGCAAAACAATTATACAAGGTAAACAAAAACGAACAACTCGACCCCTACGATCAAGCCACGCTACTAATTGTCATCGATCAGTTCATCGGCGATCAGCCTCATTTCTTCCACATTCCGCTGATCCTCCTGAGCACGTTCCCGTTCTTCCTGGCCACCGCCGCGTCGTCGTCGAGCTCGTCGCACAAGCCCGCGTACTTGGTGCCGCTATCCAGCGATTCGCCGCGGTCCAAGATCTTCCCGTTGCCTCCTTTTCCCACCGTGAGCAACGCCATGGCGGTCTCGGCGGCTTTCCGCCACTGCTCGGCCTGCACCCTCAGCCGCCTCAGCTCGGCCTCCGTCTCCCCCTtcttcgccgcctccgccgccgcgtcgGCCTCCGACTTCTCGGGGACCTTCTCGGCGGACTCGTACTGCCGCAGCTCCAGCTTCAGCTGCCCGTTCTCCTGCAGCGCGCCCTGCAGCTGCGCTTTCAGGTCGTCGGCGGTGCTGTCCGTTCTCGCGTCGTCCTGCAACTTCTTGGTCGCGTCCTGGGCGCGCTTCAACTCTGACTCCCTGTCGAACAGGCTCGCCTTGAGGAAGATAGCCTCAGACTTGGCGGTCGCGAGCGCCGCCGCAAGCTTGCCATGCCGCAGGTCGGACTCCACCTTTATCTGATCCATGAGCTCGTACGCGCACTGCGTCTCGACGGTGCTCAGGATCTTCTCTTCCTGGAATCTGACCTCCACGTCCTCCAAAGCCGACCTTAGATCGGCGACCTCCGACTCCGAGTCCTTCGAGCAGTTGCAGCGCTCTACGGCCGTGGTCTTCGCCGGCGCCGTCTCCGCTACCTCCTCCTCAAGGGCCTTAAGCTTGGCGCGCGACTCCTCGAGCTCTGTGACGACGAGGCTGAAGGAGTCCATCAGCTTGGAGCCGTCGGTGAGCAGCGAGTCGATCGTGGCCCGGCTCGCCTCCAGCTGCTGCTTGCACTCCTCGTGCAATGCTCGCGCCTGCGCCTCGGCTTCTTCGCTCGCCGTGAGCTTGGCCTTGAGCTCGTCGACGGTGGCCAGCGCCTCCGCCACTTCCTGCTTGCGATCGGCGCGGGCCGCTGCGGCGAGCTGCACGCGAAGGCGGTGCACCTCCCCCATAGCTGCGACGAGATCGGCCGAGTCGGCGGCGTGCTGCTTCTGCATAGCCTCCA contains:
- the LOC124666301 gene encoding interactor of constitutive active ROPs 2, chloroplastic-like isoform X1, which codes for MLSLNKMHFLKLYSSSTAVSDSSCAFLACRNGSLGGSPLGTNKTGRPTRLAGLDNGADATATKSPTGRSPKVERRTTMSAEREKRRSPMKLSELESHVSQLQDELKKAKEQLYSSENSRKRAVQEAEEARAQAASATALVRDSQAQLAELSSVEQTRIFELRRLSQERDRSWQSELEAMQKQHAADSADLVAAMGEVHRLRVQLAAAARADRKQEVAEALATVDELKAKLTASEEAEAQARALHEECKQQLEASRATIDSLLTDGSKLMDSFSLVVTELEESRAKLKALEEEVAETAPAKTTAVERCNCSKDSESEVADLRSALEDVEVRFQEEKILSTVETQCAYELMDQIKVESDLRHGKLAAALATAKSEAIFLKASLFDRESELKRAQDATKKLQDDARTDSTADDLKAQLQGALQENGQLKLELRQYESAEKVPEKSEADAAAEAAKKGETEAELRRLRVQAEQWRKAAETAMALLTVGKGGNGKILDRGESLDSGTKYAGLCDELDDDAAVARKNGNVLRRISGMWKK
- the LOC124666301 gene encoding interactor of constitutive active ROPs 2, chloroplastic-like isoform X2 — protein: MLSLNKMHFLKLYSSSTAVRNGSLGGSPLGTNKTGRPTRLAGLDNGADATATKSPTGRSPKVERRTTMSAEREKRRSPMKLSELESHVSQLQDELKKAKEQLYSSENSRKRAVQEAEEARAQAASATALVRDSQAQLAELSSVEQTRIFELRRLSQERDRSWQSELEAMQKQHAADSADLVAAMGEVHRLRVQLAAAARADRKQEVAEALATVDELKAKLTASEEAEAQARALHEECKQQLEASRATIDSLLTDGSKLMDSFSLVVTELEESRAKLKALEEEVAETAPAKTTAVERCNCSKDSESEVADLRSALEDVEVRFQEEKILSTVETQCAYELMDQIKVESDLRHGKLAAALATAKSEAIFLKASLFDRESELKRAQDATKKLQDDARTDSTADDLKAQLQGALQENGQLKLELRQYESAEKVPEKSEADAAAEAAKKGETEAELRRLRVQAEQWRKAAETAMALLTVGKGGNGKILDRGESLDSGTKYAGLCDELDDDAAVARKNGNVLRRISGMWKK
- the LOC124666301 gene encoding interactor of constitutive active ROPs 2, chloroplastic-like isoform X3; translated protein: MQTAKTRNGSLGGSPLGTNKTGRPTRLAGLDNGADATATKSPTGRSPKVERRTTMSAEREKRRSPMKLSELESHVSQLQDELKKAKEQLYSSENSRKRAVQEAEEARAQAASATALVRDSQAQLAELSSVEQTRIFELRRLSQERDRSWQSELEAMQKQHAADSADLVAAMGEVHRLRVQLAAAARADRKQEVAEALATVDELKAKLTASEEAEAQARALHEECKQQLEASRATIDSLLTDGSKLMDSFSLVVTELEESRAKLKALEEEVAETAPAKTTAVERCNCSKDSESEVADLRSALEDVEVRFQEEKILSTVETQCAYELMDQIKVESDLRHGKLAAALATAKSEAIFLKASLFDRESELKRAQDATKKLQDDARTDSTADDLKAQLQGALQENGQLKLELRQYESAEKVPEKSEADAAAEAAKKGETEAELRRLRVQAEQWRKAAETAMALLTVGKGGNGKILDRGESLDSGTKYAGLCDELDDDAAVARKNGNVLRRISGMWKK